gctcttgcataaatactgagtggctatgatgctcgatatgacaaggcgagttattggcgacttTAAATACGGTACGGTACGGTAcgacaaccggctgccatgggattgctaaaGAAGGGTGACCTCACCTAGTGTTATAACCGGAGGTGGATAACATTGCTAAACGCAACACGCCGGGGTATTAACGACTTTCACGGAAACATCGACTAAGCGAATGATATATGCCTCTTTGCGCATCGCCTCGAGCACATAAAGGCGAAACTGGAAAGATTGAATGAAAATGTTGCAAAAGGCCTGTGGATAAACATAGCAAAGAGCAAATTAATGAGGATAGGAACATCAAATCTGACACCGCTCACTATAAACGTCATtgaagacgttgacaacttTTCCCATCTTGGCAGCAAAAAACAAAGGGCGGAAAAACGTATGCGGAGAAAGAAAGGCCCTTCTAGCTTTGTTGTAGTTATGTTTATGTTCGGGCCTACTTTAACTactatatgcaaatgcaaattggctaataaacattccattaaggaattatGTATACACTTAAAAATTACTTCGTAGTGCGTGTCAAGGCGATCAATGACCAACTTTCAAAAAACCGGTAGAAGTTCTTAATACCCTTTAATAtggaaaaaagtaaaatgttcactgatgaacatggctagattgaatcAGAAATTTATTCTTAGTCGAACCGTATTTATATTAATGTTGATACTGTTCTTCCTTCAGGTTGTTACAAAGAAATTCATACATTTAAATAACAACAATTCCCCCGAACCCAGATAATGACTATGAGCATTGGGGGGACCAATAAAACACACGAATCACAACTTTGATTAATTCTATATTCTTTGAAGTCTGCAGttcattttacttgttattttcaatattttgttgtttctttCCAGAAACAAGTATGTTTGTCCCTTTACGTATATGTACATTTTATCCGAATACACATTGAACGTAGGAATAGGTGTccttttttatatgttttcATTCATCAATAAACAGTTGAATTTACAGATATGGGTCCAAAGCTCTAGTTAGAgaagaaatttgaaattaaaataaattcagcGTATATCGCGATATTTAGAAATAATATGACGAGCTCTGCTTTGCATCAGATTGATACACTGTTCCAAACGATATTAAGTATAAAACATGCCAAAAGGCAAAGATAACCCCACGAACAGCCAAACTAAATCACAAAATATGGTAGACCTAATACACACTGACATCTGCGGCCGTACGAAGAAGACATCAATCGGGGGATGGCGATATTTTGTTACTTTAATAGATGACCACTCCACTTTACTTTAATAGATGAACCGATAATATAGGAGCACAGTATTTCGAAGAAAATCTTGTTCTTCACGGTAGATATAAGCATGTCAATGTTAAGTTAGagttggcaaaatatcgatggcactatcgatactatcgatatttaatttttttactgaatatccattgatatttttccgatggatgctattgcaaaactaaacaaaaataagcaatccgacgcTGAATATATCCTTTAATATACACTGCGgctatagagagcgcaattttcatccgattagaccaacattttgtacaatgatttctctcgtgGTTTCCAACTGACTTTTTTAACCTCCGTTTTATTTGGtctatgcattgatattgcttctatataaagggtgatttttttgaggttaggattttcatgcattagtatttgacagatcacgtgggatttcagacatggtgtcaaagagaaagatgctcagtatgctttgacatttcatcatgaatagacttactaacgagcaacgcttgcaaatcattgaattttattaccaaaatcagtgttcggttcgaaatgtgttcaaattttgacaaattttgttcagcgatgaggctcatttctggttgaatggctacgtaaataagcaaaattgccgcatttggagtgaagagcaaccagaagccgttcaagaactgcccatgcatcccgaaaaatacactgtttggtgtggtttgtacgctggtggagtcattggaccgtattttttcaaagatgctgttggacgcaacgttacggtgaatgaacacatttcgaaccgaacactgattttggtaataaaattcaatgatttgcaagcgttgctcgttagtaagtctattcatgatgaaatgttaaagcatactgagcatatttctctttgacaccatgtctgaaatcccacgtgatctgtcaaatactaatgcatgaaaatcctaacctcaaaaaaatcaccctttatgtcgttctgttgatttttacttctcatttttgtttcaaatataggtgatgcgaaattaacgatagtatcgatactatcgatatttattattaaaactatcgaaaatgttGCGAatgtcgatagtttgccagctctatgttAAGTACCAGCATATCCGAGGGTAGTAAAAGCTAATAAGATTGAAATTCGTTAAATATATACTGCAGATATATTTACTAAGCATTTACCCAGAATTTAACATATGAATTTTGTTCGATGTCGAGGATTAAGataaacatatattttttatcaaaatcatatGTAACCCTGCATACTATTCTTATTCTTTCCATTAACAAATATATTTGTCGGTTTACGTATAAGTATATTTGTCTCTTACATTTTACAAGTTGAATACCAGCTGACCTCCAAAAAGGATGCAACCGACATAAACACCACATATACATACTATATACTGAAAAATTAGTGGTTTAGTAGACATACTATACCATATAACACCGTTCATTATGAATAAATcaagaatttttatataaattttgatctgtcaaaatttggtttgttttgtaATATTTGCAAAAGTTGGTTCTTTTCGCTAGCGCACTTTTCTTTTTCTCGATATAATCATTGCAATTTTCTTGCAAAGCTCTATAGGTCAATATTGAGTACAGAATAAGTCTCAGAAATATGGCTAGGTAAGGTGTAAAGGCTTCAAATCCAGTGGGACAAAGTGACAAGCTTAGTCAGTGTTGTATGCATTCATACAAGCTACCCATGTACGAACTTCGAAGTCGTTATACCTAAAGATTTCTGGTGATAATTATAATACCATTATTTTAAAAAGCCACGTTGTTTCATAAAAACTGTTTTCCTATTTGACGCGAAAAGAGTGACATTCTAAAaggtttggctaaaattggtcgcatttatttataatacaacttccaaaaccAAATTTCATTTACATTGACAGATGCTTGTGTATGTATGTCTTATTacccataaatatatattgaaGGTATTTCTAttgtaaagaaataaataaattttctcaTACTTTACAGGACAAATCAGATACAGGTGTTCGTCGCCTTCTCGATAACGGAACCTTACCTCTGGATCGTTTATTGGTAGAAACAGATTCGCCTTTCATGTATCCCAACACTCGTGCCTCAAAACTGCCACAACATGTCAAAACTGGAATCACTGAACGCTCTCTATTGTACTTACACAGGTGAAGATTATGCAATGTGTATCCTCATAGACCTGCtcccaaaaatatttataattgcAGATATTGTACATTTCAACGCAATGAACCATGCAGTCTACCAGCCATTGTCGAAATGATTGCCGCCTTTATGAAGAAATCCCCCGATGAGGTAGCCTTGGCCACTTCGTTTAATGCCTTGAAACTGTTTGGCCTCTCCTAATATCCCAAGGTATCGAAGGCAACGAAATGTGGTGTTGCATGGGTTTCAAATGTTTACCCACAACACATGATTTagtgccaaaaacacaaaacgcTATTTGCctagcaaaaaattaaaaaaaaaatgcaaaacttcaaaaagAAACAGGAAACGCAACTTAAAAGTGccttatcgaaaaaaaaaagaattgcaacTACCAcattaaatttataatttagttaAGAACTGTAACGACGTCTTTACTGTTTGCTGATTAGTCGCAGCTGACATTGAGACGATAAAAAGCCTATAGGATAAGTTAACATGAGTGTTTGCAACACTGAATGACAAACTCTAAGCGAAGTATGCTAACAGCCTAAAGTTGGAGTTTGTCTtgagttgttgttattttgttataaacaaatcGAATTTTGTACTAACACATAAACATTTTAGTTATAAGTCTGCAATATCAAATGGCAGAGAAGAGAGAGTGAGATTTGTTTTGAGTCAAAGACCAGACGTGGTCTATTCGACTGCAAGCCCTCTACTCAAAGCTACTTTTTTACATCTTATTGTACACACGTCTAGTGTACGGTTGTGCTAATTAATTCACCTAATACTCGTATATACGTATATACCAGCAATAACCACAATTGCAAACACACCACAAATCcaaaggaaactgaattgcaAACTTCAATCGAAGTTGAACCCCTACATATAATCGCTAATTAGCCACACAACACCAGCTGCAGCTATGTTCATTTctattgttttcattttttccttTATCATGAAATGCCATTTTGGCACCACCTTATTATGTAAATACTTtcttgtatttgtttttttattttagttttagttttttcaaaaattgttatTGTGTTCCCATTATGTACATATAGCATAATGGGGAAGGGGAAAGAAAATGAAATTCTAAATGAATATGCCTTTAAGCATGTACTTTAAGTGCTATATGCAACATATAAAcatttctaaaatattttttatataaagattattaattaataataaatgaTGAATGTTTAAAACTATTAAGAAATGCATGTGAAGCATATAATCAAAGCCGATTGTTAGTTGTAAGTCATTCTCATTGATATCATGCCAATCGCTTGGTATAAAATTGTGATCATTATAACATAAagctatttatttttattttttcatttacaTATTATTTTAgctatttttgaatattttgtatACATCTACAAACATCAAtcaatatacacacacacacagacacaattACCATATTTGTCCTAAAGTGAATTGAAGTGAATGAATAAATTCCACTACAACACACAATAAAAGTGCATATATCTTTTGGATGCGTTCAGGTTTTGCATTTATTTAGAATTGAGTCGTCTCCAGGTACCATTGGGTGGGCCAATTCAAATTCTAAGATGCTTTGCCCAAGGGTTATAAcaataaaatagaaatttttattaatatagtACTAAAAACTGAAGCTCGATTTTGACTTATTCGACCTTATTGGACAAAACGTCTTAGAATTTGTAGGGGATATCCATTTTGACAACCGTTTggtgacagccggttgtacgtaccggattttATTGTCCACAGTTTGAATTCGGTTGTTTCATTTTTCACGCTCTACCCGTTCAACACATTTAAATATTCCCCGATTGTCACAACTCATGGATAATTAATTTTACGGTGAAATTGGCACGCCTTTTTAATATTCTGCCGGATGCACTGAAGTCTTTTAATATGTCTTCGCCTACCTACCGGAAAAAGCTtcctcaatattttgttattaacACACAGACttgattgattgatttgttGTTAACTTTACACTTTCATATGCCTAATCCTTATGGCGTTTTTTAGTAGTACCCTGATGCTGagaaataatattttctttatttttgctaAACCATGATAGAGTTTATTATTAAGATtagaattaaattatgtgtttgtataccctccactatagaatgggggtatacttatttcgtcattctgtttgtaacacctcgaaatatgcgtctgagaccccttaaagtatatatattcttgatcgtcatgtcatttcaagtcgatccagccatgtccgtctgtctgtctatcaaaGCAcattaactttcaaaggagtaaagcttgaaattttgctcaaatactttttattagtgtaggtcagttgggattgttaatgggccgaatcggtccaagttttaatatagctgccatataaaccgatcttgggtcttaacttcttgagcctctagagggtgcaattcccgtccgatgacattttacacgtggtgttttggtatcactttcaacaactgttctaagtatgattcaaatcggtttataatctggtatagctgtcatataaaccgatcttggatcttgacttcttgagccaatagagcgcgcaattctcatccgatttggctgaaattttgcatgaggtgttttgctatgatttccaataacctgatatagctgccataaaaaccgatctgggatcttgacttcttgagcctctagagggcgcaactatcatccggcttctctcatgatcttcaacatacttgtctaatatggtctgaatcgatcaaaagctttatacagctcccatataaaccgatctcccgattttgcttcttaagcccctacaaggcgcaattcttatccgaatgaactgaaatattacacaatgacttctacaatgttcagcatccaattatggtccgaatcggactataacttgatatagctccaatagcattacagttcttattgactaaaaagagataccgcacatagaactcggcaaatgcgatccatggtggagggtatatacgattcggcccgtccgaacttagcacgctcttacttgttttaaatttatttttttatgagtaTTTGTTATACATGCTGAATAGCGTGATTGTTAATTGGTCACTTGTGGCTTATAATtgcataataaacaaataaataaacatcaAGGAAATATAGAGGAATTGAGACACTGTTGCTCTATTTTCGTCGAGGATTCTCTCCTAGACGCATAGAATAGTATCATGCATCCTGCTTAATTCCCTACCGCTAAGGTCAAAATTGATACCAATATTTAGGTCGGCGCCTAAATCAATCCAATATCTCGTCCAAAAAACACCTGTTCCAATAGTCTCCTCTGCAAGCACGCAAGGCAATCTGTTATTCGGTAAGGAAAGAATCCTATTAATATAGCCGAAGTACAGTCTTAGCGTCTCCGAATATATAGTTGGGTGTGTTGCTGGATAGGTAAAGTAGtttcttgataaaaaaaaaacctgataATCTTCTCTACCTGGTCATTCCGTTCATACCCCCATACTTGAGGTAAAATAGGATTGCCTTAGCGGCTGCGTTAAATATTTTCATCTGCTCAATGTGGACCAAGAGGTTCCTTCGGAATTGGCTTTAGATGTGGACGATATAAAACACTGCTTCGACAACTTGATTGTAATTGATGCCGGAGCaaatttaacaaacaaaaaatacagcCGAGACTTGGACTCGGTTATGCAAAGGGCCAAAGATGCCGGTAGGTATTACTGGAGGAGTTTTTCTACGTTCCACTTTCATATTATCTAATAGCAATAGTCTAATTACACCCTTGATACGGCATGGAAAGTGCTCAAAGCACTGGTCCAAATGGTCATCACTAACCTTCGTATGAAAAGTGTAATGGAATGTGTGAAACATGTTAATTATTAAATCAATGCATAGTGGTAGGGCGTAAATATTTCCGTGGGGATTTCTTTGAGACTGCATATAAATGCTATTTTATACACAGACACTGATGTGGTGTGCAAAAGCCCATGAATCCTGCATACAGCAACCAGGCTACTGTAGACATATCCTTAGATTTGAAATGTAAGTCAACTAAATTTTTCAAACTATGATCTCTTGGGTGATATATTATCAAATACATGCAATTTGAAGTCATCAGATGGTGTATgggccatacatatatacataaattAGAAAATTTGGAGGTATATATAAAATCTGTTCTCTATTGATGATCCAAGTTGAAAATTCCGCACCACTTTCATTGATTCCTTTTATCTTTGCACAAAAAAAAGTGATCTACTTATGTGCACATAAAGCACGAAGTGTAGATACGACTTACGTGTGACGACTCTGAGCGATGATCTCGCACacaaagaagaagaaataaaagaaaacatgaGAAGTCTTTGCATTCAATTGTCTCTTAGGGCGTCGCCATGAGGTTCTTGGTTGAGTGTGGGCGATATGaccttttgtttgtttatttatttggatGAAGATGCATGTACAATGTCTTCTCACAGTCATCACATCATTGGTCACTTTTCCTTCTGAAGTTCATTGAATGTTTGGTTGAATACGTATGTATTAAAAGCATATGTTTGGTATTCAGTTGATAGTTATCATTGACCTTTCATCACCTTGGtgtaattttaaaaatgtaaacaacgccttgtttgtattaattttatttccttttttgtcataGGCGTTCAAAAGATTATGGTGCCTGGCACTTCGGTCAAATCAAGTAAGGAAGCCCTCAGACTTTCGCGCATTTATCCCGATGTTATTTACTCGACTGCTGGCATTCATCCCCACGACTCCAAATCTATAATCGAGGATCCTAGTAGCTGGTTTGAATTCCAAGAAATTGCATCCTCTCAGGAATGCGTTGCCATAGGGCCATGTGGTTTAGATTACCAACGTGACTTTTCCGAACCGGATGTACAAAAGGAAATCTTCGAAAAGCAACTGCTCTTGGCGACAAGTTTAGGCAAAGCAATTTTAATACACGAACGTTCGGCACAACAAGATGTCCTCGATATTTTAGACAAGTAAATATTAATGAAACTTTGCTTAATTTTATTCTCAATTGATATTTTCCTTCAGATTCCAGAATTTGCCACCGGTAATAATACGAAGTTTCATGGGTACAGCTGAGGAAGCCATTAAATATTTGGACAGAAGGTTCTACATAAGCTTAACTGGTTATTTATGCAAGGTACTTAAGTAATATATTTAACAAGCCAAAATAGACATCTACAAGGGTAACAAAGTTGTAGGGCAAGTATCTCGAAGTGAATAAAATTTTAGTACGATTCTCTCCAAGCCTCAggttattgtagccacatttgggTGTGGCGATCGCGaatctcgtcaagctccataggtAACCAAGGTCGTACCGGTCCATAGAACGGTCACTCGCGCCATATCGAGCAACATAGGCACTCCGTATTTAT
This Stomoxys calcitrans chromosome 2, idStoCalc2.1, whole genome shotgun sequence DNA region includes the following protein-coding sequences:
- the LOC131995186 gene encoding 3'-5' ssDNA/RNA exonuclease TatD-like, whose product is MAEKRDGCVKYFHLLNVDQEVPSELALDVDDIKHCFDNLIVIDAGANLTNKKYSRDLDSVMQRAKDAGVQKIMVPGTSVKSSKEALRLSRIYPDVIYSTAGIHPHDSKSIIEDPSSWFEFQEIASSQECVAIGPCGLDYQRDFSEPDVQKEIFEKQLLLATSLGKAILIHERSAQQDVLDILDKFQNLPPVIIRSFMGTAEEAIKYLDRRFYISLTGYLCKDKSDTGVRRLLDNGTLPLDRLLVETDSPFMYPNTRASKLPQHVKTGITERSLLYLHRYCTFQRNEPCSLPAIVEMIAAFMKKSPDEVALATSFNALKLFGLS